The sequence GCGAcggctgctgttgctgctgctgttgcggATTATGCGGATAGTAATAGTTCAGGCCCGGCTGATTGTGCGGCCCCTGGAAGTAGCTGTTGTAGTTGTTATACATCGGCGACACCTGGGACATCTTCGGTGCCGAACTGGAGCGATGCATTCCCGCTGCTGGATGGCTACCGTTGTTGTTAACgacgttgttgttgctgctggcagCAGGGGGAGTGGCAGGCGGCGCCGATGACGGTGCAGCTGCACCCGCACTGCTACTGTTTACAGCTGGCGAGCTGGGAGCCGCcctgaaaataaataaataaacgcCACTTAGATGTTTTGTAACAGATAAGTTACTGCTTGTACAACATAGCCAAATTCTTTAAGCTTTTAGAGTTCttaaaaatgcttttaaaaatagatgATATTATATGTATATGTTATGACAAATAATTTTCCAGACAAGCTAGTAAAGTAAATAATAATGAAGAGTGATTCACCAATTGCAAATTAATATAGTCATATATACTACATGTTACTATCGCAAACAAAGATGAAAGATGTAGAAACACCCTATTTTATCTGCCCTATGCACATACTGAATTATTAACATTACAACTGAAAGGATTTGGTTTAAGTCACAGTCTTTATGTGCTAAATACTAACGGCTTGTCGTCCTCGGGGTTCTTGGCCGCGCCCAGGATGCGGAGTCTGGCCTCGGCGTACTCCTGTTCGCGCTGCTTGAGCGTTTTGATGGGCTGCTTGGGCCGCATCCCGTTCATGTCCCGTCGCTCCTCCGCCTGGGCGGGCCGTCGCAGGATCTTGACGGTCTGGTTgctggtgggcgtggcatagcTGGCCGCATCGTACTCATTGGAGGACTTGTGCAGCACCATCATGACGGGCAGCTGCTGCTGGGCAGACGGATCAACCTCTGCTGGCGGTGGTTGGGGCTTTCGGGCAATGGTGATCTGCCGGGGCAGGGGATTCCCGCTCCCGCCGCCACCGCCACCACCGCTGCTGAGGATTTGTGGGGACTCCTGGAGGCTCTGTGGCCGTTGGAGCAACTTCATCTTGTGGACGGGTGGGTCGCTCGCCTGCAGCTTCGTTTGCAGAGTCATGGAGAGCTGCGAAAAGGGAGGGGGTGTTCGATAAGTTATCTGGAAAGGTTAAAGGACATCAGATGGCACTCACCCCCGCCTCGTCAATTTCCTCCCAGTTGTCTAGCACATCCTCGCCATGGGACATCGTTCAACAAAGCACGTTGCTTGCCTGGTGCTAGAATATGTACTTCGGGTTGCTTTTTCGCTCACTTTCTTCTCTTGCGCCTGCTGCTGCAGCTCGCACTCTTACTAATACATGATTCCTTCGCACTTTTATCAGACATAAGTTATGCGTATGTTGGCAACCACACTATTTTCACGAAATTCGCACCCAAAAACCTactgaaaaaacaaaaaaaaacaatacgCAACAATTTGGCCTGCTGAATGTCGTTCTTCttcttgttgctgttgttgttgttgttctccCTGTCTCTTCTTCTTCTACTGCGTCCGAGGTTTTCTTTCCACAGCAGCTGGGGAAAATGTTTACGCGTTTTTTGGCCACCCTGCACTTGGCCACCCACTTCTGCTAACTATAGTTAACTAATTTCTTTTAACGCTCAAACATGGCTCTTCTCTTccttttttgtattaaaaaagTGTGTGGTCGCTGCCCGCGTTTCGCTGCGATTGTCGATGGTACTGGATATCGAGGTAGTACCGATAACTGGTGTCATCGAacggaaaatttaaaatgcgCTTATTTCTTTTCTGCCTTTAATTCATTTACAAATTCATTTATAAATGTTTGTTGgaataaaaatgttagttTTCAATAGGGTACAATTAAACTATGAAATAACAGCTACGGTAAAGCtttgtaatttaaaaaatattctttatcaATCAATGATAACTTAGTAACAACAAAAATTCAAGTTTTAGCCCTCAAAGATAATAAacattcattttttttattcaatttgtaTTAAATTCGTTGTATAAATTTCAACATACTAAAGAATGCCATCGATAACTCTATGTTAATCCGATTTTATGCTATGTTAACATTATATGTGAATcagctgttgctgctgtaaTTTGGGGAAtgcaaatgaaatatttagAAATAGAATAGATAAGAGCATCGATTGATCATGGAAGTTGTATTCCCGCGTTATTTGGAAGCACACATCATTATCATATGTCAACAACTGCTCTGCCAGCAGATAAGCCATCGATAGCGCTCCCATGTAAACCAGCGATTTGCAAACACGTGCGCTCTTACGGAGGCTGACGGAATTCTCACATTGTTTACGTAAACAGCTGAAAACCCCGCCATGGAGGAGGTGGAGATCACCCCCGGAGATAAATCCAACCCCGTGAAGTCCTTCATCGCAGGTGGAGTGGGTGGTATGTGCAATGTGCTCGTCGGTTATCCCTTGGACACAATAAAGGTGAGCTATAAAGTTATAGGCTCTTCCTGGACTTCAGAATCAtgttatacatatgtatgtttCCTCCTTTTACTAGGTTCGCCTTCAAACCATGCCCACCCCCTTTCCCGGACAACCCCCCCGCTACAAGGGAGTTATAGATTGTACTGCCCGAATCTTTCGGCAAGAGGGAATACGCGGATTCTACAGAGGAATATCTGCTCCCCTGGTAGGAGTGACTCCCATCTACGCCGTGGACTTTGCCGTCTATGCGGCGGGCAAAAGATTGTTCCAAACGGACGACCACATAAAGCTCACCTATCCGCAGATCTTCGTCGCCGGAGCCTTGGCCGGAGTTTGTTCCGCCCTCGTCACGGTGCCCAGCGATCGGATAAAGGTCCTCCTTCAGACGCAAACCGTGTCCAGTGGACCACTACTTTATAATGGCACCATGGACACAGCCGCGAAGCTTTATAGGCAGGGTGGGATTAGAAGCCTCTTCAAAGGAACCTGTGCCTGCATTTTAAGAGGTTGGTAACTACCTACATATCTAAAGACTCCTGAATGGTTACTGATCACTTATACCCACAGATTCGCCCACCGGATTTTATTTTGTAACCTATGAGTTCCTGCAGGAACTGGCCAGAAATAAGTCCAAAACAGGACAAATAAGCACAGCATCAACGATTCTGTCTGGCGGAACGGCAGGTATTGTTTTTTGGACTTTGGCCGTGCCCTTCGATGTACTTAAAAGCCGTCTACAGTCAGGTGAGTCATTCAAAAGCGGCTCTATGGGCAATGATCTATAAATGCCTTAATTGCAGCACCTGAGGGCACTTACAAGCACGGCATCAGAAGCGTTTTCAGAAAGCTAATGGCAACAGAAGGTCCCAAAGCTCTATTTCGCGGAATTCTCCCAATTTTACTACGTGCCTTTCCCTCCACAGCCGCAGTTTTCTTCGGCGTGGAGCTAACCAACGATTTGTTGAAGGCTTAGAGTTAGGCCTAAGTATTTGTGTTTAGATGAGGctgtttatttaattaaatattgttATTAAAGTGATAATCTTTGTTATAATTGAACACTGAACCAAAATTGTTTGGAATAACTCGCTGAACTCTTGAAACCAAGAGCTCAAAGATTCTACAACAACGCCTGTGTGCCAAATAATCTGAATATACATAGTTCCACTTAATATCCATACCATACTTTAGACAATAGAAATTCTCAAGTCTTTTTGACTTATCGCGTTTGACTACAGAATTGTACTGAACTAATTCTTATTGGACTCGGGAATAAAGGCCGAGGaggtaatatttatttttagtaaaAATTGTTGAATCAAATTAGAGCACCGTCTATCATGAAAGTCGTACTCCCCGGCTGTTTGGGATCATAAAGCGTAATCATGACTCAAGAACCAAATAGTCAGCAGATAACCCATGCACGAGGTTATTTTGTGAACCACCGATCCGCGTTTTTTGGGAAGCTGGCGAAACAAAAGATAGTTTAAATAACGTCATAGAGGAGGTGGAGATCGCCACGGGACATAAATCGAATCCCGTGATCGCGTGGGTGGTATGTGCAATGTGCTCGTCGGGCATCCTTTGGACACAATAAAGGTGATCTAAAAAAGGTAGGGGTCTTTATAGATTGCCAAATTATGTTTCATTATTTTCGAAGcgtttattatattttaatatgtGCGTTTTCCACCAGCAGCGCATTTTTCTTTAGCGTTAAGCTAACCAATGATATGGTAATCAATTAATTTATCAGAAGGATTCACATTTAAGAGagtctttatttaaattaaacttcTATCATGCTTcatttaaatacaattaaagCAAAGAAGTTAAAAGTAAGTTATCTTTAAAACCAAAACAACAatgaaacaaaatatttaatatatcaTTTATTcatatcatatttttttcaaaatattataatcTGAACAATGTAGATAATATGTATAGTTATATATAACTCTACATTTTAAAGTATCTTTATGCGTTAGCTGGGTTTCGATATGTAGTTACATCGATAGGTTTGAAGGCAGAACCGATCGAAAGACTAGAGGGGAATTCACAAGCAAAGTATTGTTATTGCAATTATTTCCAATCAGAACACTATATAAGGGAAAAATAACTAAGATAATAATAAAGTGAACGATAGTGAACtctgaatatatatattatattatacatacTATAAAAGAAGAGAAATTTGGAAAACCCAAGTGAGAGATAAATGAATCATACTAATTTCACAAGCTTGTTTATAATTACTTGGCTTATCAGTGGTATGTCCGGAAGCAAGTAACTGCATTTAATTCTGTGTATTTACTGGTTTATTCACTATATAAGCGCAGTTTGAAGACAGAAAAATCTTcgtttataaaattatattgttaAAACTGCTTAAGTATGAGCGCGAAAAGAGAAGTTAGTGCCCCAATCCAGTCGTTAAACATCACTTCATATAATATTAGAGGTCTAGAAGGTAAACAGAACAACAAAGAGTTTATCAAATATCTACGCAACTTTGATGTTTATATCTTACTCGAAACACATACCCTTCCGAATGCCCCAGTCATCGAGGATTTCGAGAAACAGCAGCCCGATTTTGACTTTTTGCATTGGAAGGATGCCACGAAAGTTTTTCGTCGTGGCAGAGGAATCGGTGGGTGTATAATAGGCATTCGGAAATCGCTTAAGGAGTTTGGGATTAGCCACTCAACTGTAGAACCTAATGGTTTTAAGCTGCTACAACTGCGCATGGGTgataaaaaactaaatatagTTCCACTTTACATCCATACTATAGGATGGGATGAAGAATTCGAGCCGGTGAAGAAAGCTTTTGAAAATAAGGAAACCCCCATTGATAATGTCATTGTTATGGGCGATGTAAATATTCGGATAGGTGAAATAAAACAGCCTGTGGAACCCAATCCCTGTGTGGCTAATACAAACGGTCGCCTATCTCATgataaaaagagaaaaaacgGAAGCAAGTTTCTTTCCTTTTGCGCCGATAACAAGCTTCAAATTCTTAATGGTTTGACCCATGGGGACTCGGAGGGAAGTTATACCTACTTCAGTGCGATAGGCAATTCTACCATCGATTTAGCAGCAGTAAGCCACAATCTAATGGCATCCGTGATAGACTTCAAAGTGGATAAGCCAGAAGAGGGGCAAACGCGACATGGATCCGATCATCTACCCATATGCCTGCAAATGGACCTTAGTTTCCTGCGAAACTCTCAAGTAACCAGGGTTTCACCAATACGACGGAAAGCCAGTAATGTTGTACCATTTGATTCCAGCATTGTACTAAGCGATTCGACATTGGACTCGGAAATAAAGGCAGAGGAAGTAATTATTGCTCTTAGGCACGGCTCTTGGCCAAAGTTTTCAAAATACGCCTTAAAAGATATTATTGGGA is a genomic window of Drosophila suzukii chromosome 2L, CBGP_Dsuzu_IsoJpt1.0, whole genome shotgun sequence containing:
- the LOC108021643 gene encoding nuclear transcription factor Y subunit beta, producing the protein MSHGEDVLDNWEEIDEAGLSMTLQTKLQASDPPVHKMKLLQRPQSLQESPQILSSGGGGGGGSGNPLPRQITIARKPQPPPAEVDPSAQQQLPVMMVLHKSSNEYDAASYATPTSNQTVKILRRPAQAEERRDMNGMRPKQPIKTLKQREQEYAEARLRILGAAKNPEDDKPAAPSSPAVNSSSAGAAAPSSAPPATPPAASSNNNVVNNNGSHPAAGMHRSSSAPKMSQVSPMYNNYNSYFQGPHNQPGLNYYYPHNPQQQQQQQPSPSIQPHYNQRLPPYGGGGSGMGGVGMQAQAPPQSSPNPQQSWSPVVGGSVSAALLRQQSLQSPQQQQQNQQQLGQPHPHPFNDLVLRLPKGPCPNGSIGFQMRR
- the MME1 gene encoding mitochondrial magnesium exporter 1, which encodes MEEVEITPGDKSNPVKSFIAGGVGGMCNVLVGYPLDTIKVRLQTMPTPFPGQPPRYKGVIDCTARIFRQEGIRGFYRGISAPLVGVTPIYAVDFAVYAAGKRLFQTDDHIKLTYPQIFVAGALAGVCSALVTVPSDRIKVLLQTQTVSSGPLLYNGTMDTAAKLYRQGGIRSLFKGTCACILRDSPTGFYFVTYEFLQELARNKSKTGQISTASTILSGGTAGIVFWTLAVPFDVLKSRLQSAPEGTYKHGIRSVFRKLMATEGPKALFRGILPILLRAFPSTAAVFFGVELTNDLLKA
- the LOC118877915 gene encoding uncharacterized protein; the protein is MSAKREVSAPIQSLNITSYNIRGLEGKQNNKEFIKYLRNFDVYILLETHTLPNAPVIEDFEKQQPDFDFLHWKDATKVFRRGRGIGGCIIGIRKSLKEFGISHSTVEPNGFKLLQLRMGDKKLNIVPLYIHTIGWDEEFEPVKKAFENKETPIDNVIVMGDVNIRIGEIKQPVEPNPCVANTNGRLSHDKKRKNGSKFLSFCADNKLQILNGLTHGDSEGSYTYFSAIGNSTIDLAAVSHNLMASVIDFKVDKPEEGQTRHGSDHLPICLQMDLSFLRNSQHCTKRFDIGLGNKGRGSNYCS